From the genome of Papaver somniferum cultivar HN1 chromosome 2, ASM357369v1, whole genome shotgun sequence, one region includes:
- the LOC113351165 gene encoding uncharacterized protein LOC113351165, translated as MGYKDEEMTHPTYNIHGFDKAVTKPKGEIIQITLLGEIDTEVTLCVVDIDSPYNMFLGRPWVHAIKVVASTLNQCIRFPIPSGIGEIKGDVADAKHCNEMDVKSYEGRAKERKYHWKGAKELKKEEEFGIYMIRAKREKEF; from the coding sequence atgggatataaagatgaagaaatgacgCATCCAACTTACAATATACACGGATTCGATAAAGCAGTTACAAAACCAAAGGGAGAGATTATACAGATAACATTACTAGGAGAAATAGACACAGAGGTGACATTATGTGTGGTTGATATAGATtcaccatataatatgtttcTAGGAAGACCGTGGGTGCACGCGATAAAAGTTGTAGCGTCAACACTAAATCAATGCATAAGGTTTCCAattccaagtggaataggtgagATTAAAGGAGATGTTGCAGATGCGAAGCATTGTAATGAAATGGATGTAAAGAGTTATGAAGGTCGTGCGAAGGAACGAAAATATCATTGGAAAGGGGCAAAAGaattaaagaaagaagaagaatttggcATATACATGATCAGAGCGAAGAGGGAAAAGGAATTCTAA
- the LOC113353375 gene encoding germin-like protein subfamily T member 2, with translation MATKFSIKTTTSFFLVLVLCFTVLTLSCFADPDELQDFCVADLNSSTIVMNGFPCKPMSQVTTEDFFYSGLVNEASTENPFGLGVRPGDVTSFPGLNTLGLSINILDLAPGGIVPLHTHPRATEANLVIKGKVFFGFLTTNNVLHSKVITAGEVSIIPKGLVHFVQNVGKSKAVVVAMFNSQSPGAAGLPFNLFGSTPAIPSDLLAKNFLVDEKVIANIKSKFGN, from the coding sequence ATGGCAACTAAGTTCAGTATTAAaactacaacatcattcttcCTAGTTCTAGTTCTCTGTTTCACCGTCTTAACTTTGTCATGCTTTGCTGACCCCGACGAACTACAAGACTTCTGTGTTGCTGACTTGAACTCCAGCACCATTGTTATGAATGGGTTCCCTTGCAAACCAATGTCCCAAGTTACAACAGAAGATTTCTTCTATAGTGGCTTGGTGAACGAAGCGAGCACAGAGAATCCCTTCGGGCTTGGAGTGAGGCCAGGTGATGTTACCAGCTTTCCTGGGTTAAACACCCTTGGTCTTTCGATAAACATACTCGATCTGGCACCTGGTGGTATTGTTCCACTTCACACACACCCTCGCGCAACTGAAGCTAATTTAGTCATTAAAGGGAAAGTCTTTTTTGGGTTTTTAACCACTAATAACGTTTTGCACTCAAAGGTTATAACAGCCGGAGAGGTGTCTATTATTCCTAAAGGACTTGTGCACTTTGTACAGAACGTTGGAAAGAGTAAGGCTGTGGTGGTAGCTATGTTCAATAGTCAATCGCCTGGAGCTGCAGGACTTCCATTCAACCTCTTTGGTTCAACACCAGCAATTCCTAGTGATCTTTTGGCTAAGAACTTCTTAGTTGATGAGAAAGTCATCGCCAACATAAAGTCTAAGTTTGGTAACTAA
- the LOC113353374 gene encoding germin-like protein subfamily T member 2 gives MATKFSIKTTSSFFIVLCLTVFTLSCFADPDELQDFCVADLNSSTIVMNGFSCKPMSQVTTEDFFYSGLVNEASTANPFGLGVRPGDVTSFPGLNTLGLSINILDLAPGGIVPLHTHPRATEANLVIKGKVFFGFLTTNNILHSKVITAGEVSIIPKGLVHFVQNVGKSKAVVVVMFNSQSPGAAGLPFNLFGSTPAIHNDLLAKNFLVDEKLIANIKSKFGN, from the coding sequence ATGGCTACCAAGTTCAGTATTAAAACTACATCATCATTCTTCATAGTTCTGTGTTTAACCGTGTTTACATTGTCATGCTTTGCTGATCCCGACGAGCTACAAGACTTTTGTGTTGCTGACTTGAACTCCAGCACCATTGTTATGAATGGATTCTCGTGCAAACCGATGTCTCAAGTTACAACAGAGGATTTCTTCTATAGCGGCTTGGTGAATGAAGCGAGCACAGCGAATCCCTTCGGGCTTGGAGTGAGGCCGGGTGATGTTACCAGCTTTCCTGGGTTAAACACCCTTGGTCTTTCGATAAACATACTCGACCTGGCACCTGGAGGAATTGTTCCACTTCACACACACCCTCGAGCAACTGAAGCTAATTTAGTCATAAAAGGGAAAGTCTTTTTTGGGTTTTTAACGACTAATAACATTTTGCACTCAAAGGTTATAACAGCCGGAGAGGTGTCTATTATTCCTAAAGGACTTGTGCATTTTGTACAGAATGTTGGAAAGAGTAAGGCTGTTGTGGTAGTTATGTTCAATAGTCAATCGCCTGGAGCTGCAGGACTTCCTTTTAACCTCTTTGGCTCAACACCAGCAATCCATAATGATCTTTTGGCTAAGAACTTCCTTGTTGATGAGAAACTCATCGCCAACATAAAGTCTAAGTTTGGTAATTAA